The stretch of DNA GGGGTTGTTCGGTGGCGATGAGTTTGGCCGCGGGTTGAAATTGATGCGTCGGGCCCTGGCAGACGACATTGCGGCGTATTGCCCTTCGCTCCCCACCGCCCAGCTGCGCACCTTGCTGTTGGGGTTGAGCAGTTGTGGTCAACTGGGCAGTGTGCTGGCCAGCTGCCGTGACTTGATCGATCGGCTGGCCGTATTGCACCCCGAAATTGATCGGGACACCGTAGCGCTGCTGCAGCGCATTCTCGGTTACGCGGGCACGGGCATCGCGTCTGCCGAAGTCCAGCGCCTGGCCTGCGAGTTGGGTGGGCCGGCATCATCCGTCCAGATTGTTTCGCTCAATGCCCTTTACCCCGTGCTCGGGAGCCTGCCCCTGGCGTTGTGGCGCGACAGCAAGGGCCGCCAGGAAGCGTTGCACAATTTCATGGTGGTAATGGATGAGTACGCTCGCATCGAACGAGGCTCCCGGCATGTCGGCGCGCTGCCGATAAACCACTCATGAGTGCGCTGCGGGCAGTCAACGCGATACTGCTCAAGGTTGCACAACGCGCCGAGGTGCTGGGTGCGGTCGTGATCCTGGGCATTGTGTTCATCTTTATCGTGCCGTTGCCGACCTGGCTGGTGGATATCCTGATTGCCGTCAACATTTGCATTTCGTGCCTGTTGATCGTGCTGGCGCTGTACCTGCCCGGGCCGCTTGCGTTTTCCTCGTTCCCGTCGATCCTGCTGTTGACCACCATGTTCCGCCTGGCATTGTCGATTGCGACCACGCGCCTGATCCTGCTGGAGCAGGACGCCGGTGACATTGTGGAGGCCTTCGGCAACTTCGTGGTGGGGGGCAACCTGGCGGTGGGGTTGGTGATCTTCATGATCCTGACCATCGTCAACTTCCTGGTGATCACCAAGGGTTCGGAGCGTGTCGCCGAAGTGGCGGCGCGCTTCAGCCTGGATGCCATGCCCGGCAAGCAGATGTCCATCGACAGCGACTTGCGTGCCGGCCTGATCGATGGTGGACAGGCGCGCGACAAACGCGAGCAGTTGTCCCGTGAGAGCCAGCTGTTCGGGGCGATGGACGGGGCCATGAAGTTCGTCAAGGGCGATGCCGTGGCCGGGCTGATTATCGTGGTGATCAACTTGCTGGGCGGGTTCAGCACCGGCATGTTCCAGCATGGCATGAGCGCCGCCGACTCCATGGCGCTGTATTCGGTACTGACGATTGGCGATGGCCTGATTGCGCAGATTCCCGCACTGCTGATCTCCCTGACGGCCGGCATGATCATTACCCGTGTAGCACCGGCCGGGGCGAATAAAGGGGCCAATAACATGGGCGCCGAAATCGCCCGGCAAATGACCAGTGAGCCCAAGAGCTGGATCATTGCTTCGATCGGCATGCTGGCTTTTGCAGCGCTTCCGGGCATGCCGACGGTGGTCTTTATCCTCATTTCGCTGATGACGGGCTCGCTGGGTTATTACCTCATGCGTCAGCGTCAAAAGCAGGACGCGCCTGCAGATACGGCGGCTGACGCCGTCCCGGCGGAGATCAACGGTGACGAAGACCTGCGCGCCTTTGATCCATCCCGGCCTTACTTGCTGCAGTTTTCATCGGGCCTGCAGGGCTCTGACCGAACAGCGCAAGTGGTTCATGGCATTCGCCAGGCCCGAAACCGCCTGGTTGCCCATATCGGCCTGACACTGCCGCCGTTTAACGTCGAGTTTATTCCCGCCTTATCCGACGATGAGTTTCGCTTTTGCGTGCACGAAGTCCCTGTGATCAAAGCTACCTTCGGTGATCGGGTCGCGGTGGAATCGGCGGCGCTGGGCGTCGAGCCACAAGCAGGTACCCAGGGTCTGGCGGAGCGAGACGAGCAAGACTGGTTATGGTTGGCGCCCGATGATCCGCTGCTCGACGATGCACAGCTTGAACGCCATACCGCCCATGACTTGATCATCGAGCGCATGACACGCGCGATGCTGCTCAGCGGGCCGCAGTTTCTCGGTATCCAGGAGTGCAAGTCGATTCTCAGCTGGCTCGAGTTCAACCAGCCGGAGCTGGTTCAGGAGCTGCAGCGGATCATGCCGCTTTCGCGCTTCTCTGCCGTGTTGCAGCGCCTGGCCAGCGAGGGCGTTCCGCTGCGGGCGGTGCGGTTGATTGTCGAGTCGTTGATCGAGTACGGCCAGCATGAGCGTGAAGCGGATGCCCTGGCCGACTATGCGCGAATCGCCCTCAAGTCGCAGATTCTGCACCAGTACAGCGAAGCTGATGGCCTGCACGCCTGGTTGTTGTCACCGCATACCGAGAATGTCCTGCGCGAGGCGCTGCGCCAGACCCAGACCGGGGTGTTCTTTTCCCTCGACAACGACAGCAGTGCGACGCTGGTGAGCTTGCTCAAGCAAGCCTTTACCGTGCGGGCCAAGAGCAAAAGTGTGCTGCTGGTTGCGCAAGACTTGCGCAGCCCCCTGCGGACATTGCTTGTGGAAGAGTTCAACCATGTGCCGGTGTTGTCGTTTGCCGAGTTGGGCAGTTCGTCGAAGGTCAAGGTGCTGGGGCGGTTTGACCTGAGTCATGACGATCTGCTGCGTGGGGCCGTGGCATGAGTACTGTTTTGGCGATTGCGCATTGCCTTGAAACGGACGGTGCTGCGTGGGGCCGTTTGGTCCGTGCGGCCATGAGGGCCTGACAATGTTTGAGCTACGAGTACTCGATGGTTTGCACCAGGGGGCGGCGCTGCCGTTGTTCGGCGAGCAGTGGAGCATTGGTGCGCACCCTGACGCTGACCTGGCGCTATACGACCCGGGCATTGCCGAGCGTCATGTGCGATTGCAGTGTGTTGACCAGCGCTGGTCGGTGCAGGCCGAGGGAGGGGTGATGCAGGATGCCGCCGGCCTGATCCTGGCGCAGATTGCCGACCTGGCACTCAACACGACATTTTCGATTGGCAACGTTCGGCTCTGCGTCACCCGCGCCGACCAGCCCTGGCCTCAGCCGACGGTGACTGCCGAACAGGCGCCCACGCCAGCGGCCGAGCCCCTCGTGCCGCTGAAGCTTTCTTCAATTTCGAGCACGCAGCAGAAACGCTTGATCAGCCTGGTCGTCGTCGTTGCGGTCATCATCACCGCGCTGGGCATGACCACTAGCGGTGACCGCGAAGCCCAGGCGTCGTTGATGTCACCGGTGATCCGCAAGAACGAGCTGGCCTCACCTTTCGAGGTGCGCCAGCAGTTGCTCAGGATGCTCAGCGAGCGCGAATTGATCAACCGTATAAGCATCCAGTTGGTCAATGACCAGGTGCTGCTCGACGGCGATGTACTCCAGGAAGACATGGAGTTGGTAT from Pseudomonas sp. NC02 encodes:
- a CDS encoding FHA domain-containing protein, whose product is MFELRVLDGLHQGAALPLFGEQWSIGAHPDADLALYDPGIAERHVRLQCVDQRWSVQAEGGVMQDAAGLILAQIADLALNTTFSIGNVRLCVTRADQPWPQPTVTAEQAPTPAAEPLVPLKLSSISSTQQKRLISLVVVVAVIITALGMTTSGDREAQASLMSPVIRKNELASPFEVRQQLLRMLSERELINRISIQLVNDQVLLDGDVLQEDMELVSRMLSRFGEQFDTAVPVMSRVRTRDGTFPFKILQIVGGPNGHVVLEQGNRLFVGDEVDGLRLVLIDNTKVVFDGKQRFEVRW
- the sctV gene encoding type III secretion system export apparatus subunit SctV, translating into MSALRAVNAILLKVAQRAEVLGAVVILGIVFIFIVPLPTWLVDILIAVNICISCLLIVLALYLPGPLAFSSFPSILLLTTMFRLALSIATTRLILLEQDAGDIVEAFGNFVVGGNLAVGLVIFMILTIVNFLVITKGSERVAEVAARFSLDAMPGKQMSIDSDLRAGLIDGGQARDKREQLSRESQLFGAMDGAMKFVKGDAVAGLIIVVINLLGGFSTGMFQHGMSAADSMALYSVLTIGDGLIAQIPALLISLTAGMIITRVAPAGANKGANNMGAEIARQMTSEPKSWIIASIGMLAFAALPGMPTVVFILISLMTGSLGYYLMRQRQKQDAPADTAADAVPAEINGDEDLRAFDPSRPYLLQFSSGLQGSDRTAQVVHGIRQARNRLVAHIGLTLPPFNVEFIPALSDDEFRFCVHEVPVIKATFGDRVAVESAALGVEPQAGTQGLAERDEQDWLWLAPDDPLLDDAQLERHTAHDLIIERMTRAMLLSGPQFLGIQECKSILSWLEFNQPELVQELQRIMPLSRFSAVLQRLASEGVPLRAVRLIVESLIEYGQHEREADALADYARIALKSQILHQYSEADGLHAWLLSPHTENVLREALRQTQTGVFFSLDNDSSATLVSLLKQAFTVRAKSKSVLLVAQDLRSPLRTLLVEEFNHVPVLSFAELGSSSKVKVLGRFDLSHDDLLRGAVA